In one Melopsittacus undulatus isolate bMelUnd1 chromosome 4, bMelUnd1.mat.Z, whole genome shotgun sequence genomic region, the following are encoded:
- the LRRC10B gene encoding leucine-rich repeat-containing protein 10B, with protein MGTGGSSGRGAPVAVAEGPDGAEQRLPVRSGRVPAALWAQRGLRKLYLSGAGLRDVPPELAALRHLRTLALDGNELMEVPEALCRLPRLAYLYLGRNGLQGLPSAFSRLQSLRCLWLEGNFLARFPRALLRLPELRSLQLGDNRLARLPSALPRMAELRGLWLYGNRFEEFPPVLLRMGQLRVLDLDRNRISRFPDLSGLGALRLFSYDHNPVLRPPPVGDAVRLVGNGAQEFMEARQERLESLQRQEEEEEEGTEAPPVAPRDGSLLPEDGEDGSEALPGSPGET; from the coding sequence ATGGGCACCGGCGGCTCCTCGGGCCGCGGGGCTCCGGTAGCCGTGGCCGAGGGCCCGGACGGGGCCGAGCAGCGGCTGCCGGTGCGGTCCGGTCGGGTCCCGGCCGCTCTGTGGGCCCAACGGGGGCTGCGGAAGCTTTACCTGAGCGGAGCGGGGCTGCGGGACGTGCCCCCCGAGCTGGCTGCGCTCCGGCACCTCCGCACGCTGGCCCTGGACGGCAACGAGCTGATGGAGGTGCCCGAGGCGCTCTGCCGCTTGCCCCGCTTAGCGTATCTCTACCTGGGCCGCAATGGGCTCCAGGGGCTGCCGTCTGCCTTCAGCCGCCTGCAGAGCCTGCGCTGCCTCTGGCTGGAGGGCAACTTCCTCGCCCGCTTCCCCCGAGCCCTCCTGCGGCTGCCCGAGCTCCGCAGCCTGCAGCTGGGGGACAACCGCTTGGCCCGGCTGCCCTCGGCGCTGCCCCGCATGGCCGAGCTCCGGGGGCTGTGGCTCTACGGGAACCGCTTCGAGGAGTtcccccctgtgctgctgcGGATGGGGCAGCTCCGGGTGCTCGACCTGGATCGGAACCGCATCAGCCGCTTCCCAGACCTGAGCGGCCTCGGAGCTCTGCGACTCTTCTCCTATGACCACAACCCCGTGCTCCGGCCGCCCCCCGTCGGGGATGCCGTGAGGCTGGTGGGGAACGGGGCGCAGGAGTTCATGGAAGCGAGGCAGGAGCGCCTGGAGAGCCTCCAGCgccaggaggaagaggaggaggaaggcaccGAGGCCCCACCGGTGGCCCCACGGGATGGGTCACTGCTCCCGGAGGATGGGGAGGATGGATCCGAAGCCCTGCCCGGCTCCCCAGGAGAAACGTGA
- the SAXO4 gene encoding stabilizer of axonemal microtubules 4 — MPCLLRPHSVLEGHGRDAMSTTAEHFKPLWLPNGRSVLPRHMHQPQNRDLQEYPPSCLRVGMVSPQHMRSHQSQPRLRDSHSTGLQPAILEKVTLGTKEPLIFTKATKRTNSCLPPLPIRQSQPLGVSLTTRDYLPPVHSHGNEPLPRLPPGSERGSGFTREGRSCLGTVVLPTLGPSASLVSRGLEATRETQARLLGQQAPGRMVGAWSHPYPHPHPMGTRSQLASIPQEPSGYTTNYGQYVTRCLTPSPEAPARDAWIARPIGGIQPPRPSGFSTNNHPTGLGDVIGHLLM; from the exons ATGCCCTGCCTGCTGCGCCCACACAGTGTATTAGAGGG CCACGGCCGGGATGCCATGAGCACCACTGCTGAGCACTTCAAGCCCCTCTGGCTTCCCAATGGCAGGAGCGTCCTGCCCCGGCACATGCACCAGCCACAGAATAGGGACCTGCAGGAGTACCCCCCTTCCTGCCTCCGTGTGGGGATGGTGAGTCCCCAGCACATGAGGTCCCACCAGAGCCAGCCCAGACTAAGAGATAGCCACAgcactggtctccagccag ctATCCTGGAGAAGGTCACCCTTGGCACCAAGGAGCCATTGATCTTCACCAAAGCCACCAAGAGGACCAACTCCTGCCTGCCACCTCTGCCGATCCGGCAGAGCCAGCCT CTCGGCGTCAGCCTCACCACAAGGGATTACCTGCCCCCTGTGCACAGCCAC ggcAATGAGCCCCTTCCAAGGCTGCCACCAGGCTCCGAGCGAGGCAGTGGCTTCACCCGGGAGGGACGGAGCTGCCTGGGCACAGTG GTCTTGCCCACGCTGGGACCCTCAGCATCCCTCGTATCCCGAGGGCTGGAGGCAACCCGAGAGACCCAGGCCaggctgctggggcagcaggctcctggcaggatgGTGGGTGCATggtcccatccctatccccatcctcatcccatggGAACGCGTTCCCAACTTGCCTCCATCCCACAGGAACCATCAGGGTACACCACTAACTATGGCCAATATGTGACCCGCTGCCTAACCCCATCCCCTGAAGCTCCAG CCAGGGATGCCTGGATAGCAAGACCCATTGGTGGAATCCAGCCCCCGCGTCCCAGTGGCTTCAGCACCAACAACCACCCCACTGGGCTGGGGGATGTCATTGGCCACCTCCTGATGTga
- the SDHAF2 gene encoding succinate dehydrogenase assembly factor 2, mitochondrial produces the protein MGVVASSALWGLCVPGLTSPAPSLSLSQLCSLPMGALCRRSLAPGLLQRGYRGDSPSESGKDVLEIPLPPWQERPDEPLETKRARLLYESRKRGMLENCILLSLFAKENLHHMSEHQLNLYDRLINEPSNDWDIYYWATEAKPTPAEFESEVMAKLRDFAKNKNREQRLRQPDLEYLFEPPHSQQ, from the exons ATGGGGGTCGTAGCCAGCAGTGCTTTGTGGGGTCTGTGTGTGCCAGGCCTGACgtcccctgccccatccctgtccctctcacagctctgctccctgcccatgggggcTCTGTGCCGCCGGAGCCTggccccagggctgctgcagcgCGGCTACAGAGGGGATTCACCATCGGAATCCGGGAAGGATGTACTGgagatcccattgcccccatggCAGGAGCGTCCGGATGAGCCTCTGGAGACCAAGAGGGCCCGGCTGCTGTATGAGAGCCGCAAGAGGGGGATGCTGGAGAACTGCATCCTGCTCAG cctcTTTGCAAAGGAGAACCTGCACCACATGAGTGAGCACCAGCTCAACCTCTACGACCGCCTCATCAACGAGCCCAGTAACGACTGGGACATCTACTACTGGGCCACAG AAGCAAAGCCCACCCCAGCAGAGTTTGAGAGCGAGGTGATGGCCAAGCTGCGGGACTTCGCCAAGAACAAGaacagggagcagaggctgcGGCAGCCGGACCTGGAGTACCTCTTTGAGCCCCCCCATTCAcaacagtga
- the CPSF7 gene encoding cleavage and polyadenylation specificity factor subunit 7 isoform X2, translated as MSEGVDLIDIYADEEFNQDSEFSSADQMDLYDDVLAVSSQPPESRSSEPPPEIRQEPSPKPHSKAPAILYTYSGLRNKRAAVYVGSFSWWTTDQQLIQTIRSVGVYDVVELKFAENRANGQSKGYAEVVVASENSVHKLLELLPGKMLNGDKVEVRLATRQNLSQFEAQARKRVPPRAHSRDSVDSVDGRATPTENALPAARPDKPPSVLPFFNRPPTALPLMGLPPPPMPPPPPLSSGFGVPPPPPGIHYQHLMPPPPRLPPHLAVPPPGAVPPALHLNPAFFPPPNAALGPPPDTYGKAMAPYNHSSRELGPPPAPVSEGEFEEIMNRNRAISSSAISKAVSGASAGDYSDAIETLLTAIAVIKQSRVAGDERCRVLLSSLKDCLHGIEAKSYSTGASGSSSRKRHRSRERSPSRSRDSSRRHRDVLHSEDRHEDYFQDRNREHERHRDRDRERDRHH; from the exons ATGTCGGAGGGGGTGGATCTGATTGATATCTACGCTGATGAGGAGTTCAACCAG GACTCAGAGTTCAGCAGTGCAGACCAGATGGACCTGTACGATGATGTCCTGGCTGTCAGCTCCCAGCCCCCCGAGAGCCGCAGCTCCGAACCCCCCCCCGAGATCCGTCAGGAGCCGTCCCCCAAGCCCCACAGCAAGGCCCCGGCCATCCTATACACCTACAGTGGGCTGCGCAACAAGAGGGCTGCTGTCTACGTGGGCAGCTTCTCCTGG TGGACAACTGACCAGCAGCTGATCCAAACCATCCGCTCTGTTGGTGTCTATGATGTGGTGGAGCTGAAGTTCGCCGAGAACCGAGCCAATGGCCAGTCCAAAGG GTACGCAGAGGTGGTGGTTGCCTCTGAGAACTCAGTGCAcaagctgctggagctgctgcctggcaaGATGCTCAACGGGGACAAGGTGGAGGTGAGGTTGGCCACCCGACAGAACCTGTCCCAGTTCGAGGCCCAGGCTCGCAAAC GTGTGCCTCCCAGGGCCCATTCCCGGGATTCCGTGGACTCCGTGGATGGCAGAGCCACCCCAACAGAGAACGCTCTGCCCGCAGCCCGCCCGGATAAACCCCCTTCGGTCCTCCCCTTCTTCAACCGCCCCCCAACCGCCCTGCCCCTTATGGGGCTGCCCCCTCCACCGATGCCACCGCCCCCCCCCTTGTCCTCTGGCTTCGGTgtccccccgcccccccccggcATCCACTACCAGCATCTCATGCCCCCCCCGCCTCGACTGCCCCCACACCTCGCGGTGCCCCCCCCGGGGGCTGTGCCCCCTGCCCTACACCTCAACCCtgccttcttccccccccccaacgcGGCGCTGGGTCCTCCACCGGACACCTATGGCAAGGCCATGGCTCCCTACAACCACAGCAG CCGAGAGCTGGGCCCCCCACCCGCCCCAGTGAGTGAAGGGGAGTTTGAGGAGATCATGAACAGGAACAGGGCCATCTCCAGCAGCGCCATATCCAAGGCAGTGTCCGGCGCCAGCGCAG gtgaCTACAGCGATGCCATAGAGACCCTCCTGACGGCCATTGCTGTCATCAAGCAGTCGCGTGTGGCCGGTGATGAGCGGTGCCGGGTCCTCCTCTCGTCCCTCAAGGATTGCCTGCATGGCATCGAGGCCAAGTCCTACAGCACCGGCGCCAGCGGCAGCTCCTCCAG GAAGCGGCACCGATCCCGGGAACGCTCTCCCAGCCGGTCCCGGGACAGCAGCCGGCGGCACCGGGATGTGCTCCACAGCGAGGACAGGCACGAGGACTACTTCCAGGATCGGAACCGGGAGCACGAGCGGCATCGGGACAGGGACAGAGAGCGGGACCGGCACCACTGA
- the CPSF7 gene encoding cleavage and polyadenylation specificity factor subunit 7 isoform X1, producing MSEGVDLIDIYADEEFNQDSEFSSADQMDLYDDVLAVSSQPPESRSSEPPPEIRQEPSPKPHSKAPAILYTYSGLRNKRAAVYVGSFSWWTTDQQLIQTIRSVGVYDVVELKFAENRANGQSKGYAEVVVASENSVHKLLELLPGKMLNGDKVEVRLATRQNLSQFEAQARKRVPPRAHSRDSVDSVDGRATPTENALPAARPDKPPSVLPFFNRPPTALPLMGLPPPPMPPPPPLSSGFGVPPPPPGIHYQHLMPPPPRLPPHLAVPPPGAVPPALHLNPAFFPPPNAALGPPPDTYGKAMAPYNHSSRELGPPPAPVSEGEFEEIMNRNRAISSSAISKAVSGASAGDYSDAIETLLTAIAVIKQSRVAGDERCRVLLSSLKDCLHGIEAKSYSTGASGSSSRCHQDGRKRHRSRERSPSRSRDSSRRHRDVLHSEDRHEDYFQDRNREHERHRDRDRERDRHH from the exons ATGTCGGAGGGGGTGGATCTGATTGATATCTACGCTGATGAGGAGTTCAACCAG GACTCAGAGTTCAGCAGTGCAGACCAGATGGACCTGTACGATGATGTCCTGGCTGTCAGCTCCCAGCCCCCCGAGAGCCGCAGCTCCGAACCCCCCCCCGAGATCCGTCAGGAGCCGTCCCCCAAGCCCCACAGCAAGGCCCCGGCCATCCTATACACCTACAGTGGGCTGCGCAACAAGAGGGCTGCTGTCTACGTGGGCAGCTTCTCCTGG TGGACAACTGACCAGCAGCTGATCCAAACCATCCGCTCTGTTGGTGTCTATGATGTGGTGGAGCTGAAGTTCGCCGAGAACCGAGCCAATGGCCAGTCCAAAGG GTACGCAGAGGTGGTGGTTGCCTCTGAGAACTCAGTGCAcaagctgctggagctgctgcctggcaaGATGCTCAACGGGGACAAGGTGGAGGTGAGGTTGGCCACCCGACAGAACCTGTCCCAGTTCGAGGCCCAGGCTCGCAAAC GTGTGCCTCCCAGGGCCCATTCCCGGGATTCCGTGGACTCCGTGGATGGCAGAGCCACCCCAACAGAGAACGCTCTGCCCGCAGCCCGCCCGGATAAACCCCCTTCGGTCCTCCCCTTCTTCAACCGCCCCCCAACCGCCCTGCCCCTTATGGGGCTGCCCCCTCCACCGATGCCACCGCCCCCCCCCTTGTCCTCTGGCTTCGGTgtccccccgcccccccccggcATCCACTACCAGCATCTCATGCCCCCCCCGCCTCGACTGCCCCCACACCTCGCGGTGCCCCCCCCGGGGGCTGTGCCCCCTGCCCTACACCTCAACCCtgccttcttccccccccccaacgcGGCGCTGGGTCCTCCACCGGACACCTATGGCAAGGCCATGGCTCCCTACAACCACAGCAG CCGAGAGCTGGGCCCCCCACCCGCCCCAGTGAGTGAAGGGGAGTTTGAGGAGATCATGAACAGGAACAGGGCCATCTCCAGCAGCGCCATATCCAAGGCAGTGTCCGGCGCCAGCGCAG gtgaCTACAGCGATGCCATAGAGACCCTCCTGACGGCCATTGCTGTCATCAAGCAGTCGCGTGTGGCCGGTGATGAGCGGTGCCGGGTCCTCCTCTCGTCCCTCAAGGATTGCCTGCATGGCATCGAGGCCAAGTCCTACAGCACCGGCGCCAGCGGCAGCTCCTCCAGGTGCCACCAGGATGGGAG GAAGCGGCACCGATCCCGGGAACGCTCTCCCAGCCGGTCCCGGGACAGCAGCCGGCGGCACCGGGATGTGCTCCACAGCGAGGACAGGCACGAGGACTACTTCCAGGATCGGAACCGGGAGCACGAGCGGCATCGGGACAGGGACAGAGAGCGGGACCGGCACCACTGA